The DNA sequence AGATTGTGCTTGATGACATCGCTGTTACACAGATGCGTTTTATTATCCCATTCCTCGCAGCTGAGGAGAGAAAAGACCGTGCAGGTAATTCCGTTCTTATCAAACTGAACCAGGCCGGTACATTCTATGAAACACTTCTTGCATCACAGGTAGTACTTGGTGTAGCAGATGCTGAAGAGGTTGAGGAGTTTCTGAGAGCCCGTAAAGATATAAGAAAAACTCTTTCTGACCTTAAGTCTGTTGGAGTAAAGAGCATCGAAGAAGCTCTTGAGAATATTAAAAACGGTGGATTCACTGCTTTCTTCTCACACCGTTCAACAGAAGGTTCATCAGAATTTCTGCCACTTCTTCCATTAATGTTCGGTTCAATAAGCCGCAAAGTATGGTTCAAGGCCGGTGCACCTAACGGGGAAAGAAATCTCCAGAACTATAACCCTCTCATCAGAGCTGAAGAGGCGATGATCGATCAGGGCATAAATGTCGAAGTTGCAGGTTTTGAAGGTTTGCCTGAGGGAGTTGAAATTCCTGCACTCAAGAAATAAACAACTTCACAAATTCGTACATAATTAAGGGGTTCCGTTATGGAACTCCTTTTTTTTAAGATCGGTCTTTAGAACAAGCTGAATATGGGTTAAATGTTTCAGCTTCCCGCGGATTTAATTATTTTTTCAGATGCTTAGTTTTTAGTCTTTAATATTTCGGGAGCCGAATATGATAAGAGTTGGTTTTATCGGATGGCGAGGTATGGTTGGGTCTGTTTTGCTTGAACGCATGCAGGCAGAAGGTGATTTCAAGGGTTATGAGCCACTGTTTTTCTCTACATCTCAGGTCGGACAAAAAGGCCCTTCACTTGGATTTGAGACACCGCCATTAAAAGATGCCTATGACATAGAGGAACTGAAAAAGCTTGACATCATAGTTACATGTCAGGGTGGAGATTATACCTCTGGGATTTATAAAAAACTCAGGGAATCGGGATATAAGGGATACTGGCTTGATGCAGCTTCTACCCTGCGTATGGAAGAATCAAGCATAATTGTTCTTGATCCTGTTAACAGGGAATTGATAGACAGAAGCATCAGGGAAGGTGTGAAAGATTATGTTGGCGGTAACTGCACAGTAAGCCTTATGCTCATGGCTCTTGGTGGACTGTTCAGAAACGGTTTAGTTCAATGGGTTTCATCTATGACCTATCAGGCTGCAAGTGGAGCCGGCGCCAGAAACATGATCGAACTAATCAGACAGATGGAGCACATATCCAAAAGTGCATCAGACAACCTGAATTCACCTTCCGGAAATGCTCTTGAGTTGGATAAAAAAGTCACAGAAACACTTCGCAGCAGTGATATACCTTCGGAAAACTTCGGTGTCCCTTTAGCTGCTTCCCTTATACCCTGGATAGACAAACCCATGGAAAACGGGCAGACTAAAGAGGAGTGGAAAGGATTTTCAGAAACAAACAAAATTCTCGGAACAAACGATCCAGTTCCGATTGACGGAGCATGTGTGAGAATAGGTGCGATGCGTTCCCATAGCCAGGGTTTTACCATCAAGTTAAAAAAAGATGTTCC is a window from the Chitinispirillum alkaliphilum genome containing:
- a CDS encoding Aspartate-semialdehyde dehydrogenase; translation: MIRVGFIGWRGMVGSVLLERMQAEGDFKGYEPLFFSTSQVGQKGPSLGFETPPLKDAYDIEELKKLDIIVTCQGGDYTSGIYKKLRESGYKGYWLDAASTLRMEESSIIVLDPVNRELIDRSIREGVKDYVGGNCTVSLMLMALGGLFRNGLVQWVSSMTYQAASGAGARNMIELIRQMEHISKSASDNLNSPSGNALELDKKVTETLRSSDIPSENFGVPLAASLIPWIDKPMENGQTKEEWKGFSETNKILGTNDPVPIDGACVRIGAMRSHSQGFTIKLKKDVPIDEISELIASDNQWVKLVKNEKEATLKELTPAAVSGTLNIPVGRLRKMNIGPEYLTAFTVGDQLLWGAAEPIRRILKIILKTL